Proteins from a single region of Nerophis ophidion isolate RoL-2023_Sa linkage group LG08, RoL_Noph_v1.0, whole genome shotgun sequence:
- the polr1h gene encoding DNA-directed RNA polymerase I subunit RPA12 encodes MSCFGGDPNFCPECGNVLPLPGILTTISCPRCSFSRPVSEFSNREICSTVVFNQVNKSSVVLKSSEDSEMKGPVIDRRCSRCNKEGMIYHTRQMRSADEGQTVFFTCIHCRYQEKEDS; translated from the exons ATGTCATGTTTTGGTGGTGATCCCAACTTCTGCCCAGAGTGTGGGAACGTTCTCCCTCTCCCAGGGATCCTGACCACTATCAGTTGTCCCCGCTGCTCTTTCTCCAGACCTGTATCAG AGTTTTCAAATCGAGAAATTTGCTCTACGGTCGTCTTCAATCAAGTGAATAAGTCTTCTGTGGTACTAAAGAGCAGTGAGGACTCTGAAATGAAGGGTCCTGTG ATCGACAGACGTTGCTCTCGGTGCAATAAAGAAGGCATGATTTACCACACCAGGCAGATGAGGTCTGCAGATGAAGGCCAGACTGTCTTTTTCACATGTATACACTGCAG GTATCAAGAGAAGGAGGACTCCTGA